Within the Catalinimonas niigatensis genome, the region GTGCTATCCTCAACGATTAAGGTAGAAAGCTCCTCTACCTCATCAATCAAAAATACCGAATAGGCTTTATCAGGTTGAAAATTATAGGTAGTATCTGCCAATACATTACTGGCATTATGTTCACTAATTTCCATCTCACGGTTTCCCGTATAAAATCGCAGATAGCCAAAATAATCCGTGTATTCCATAGCCTGATTGAAAAGGAGCTTATTGTCTAATACTACATCCAGATCGGGAGCATTGGGAGAAGCATGGAAAATGGATACATAAGCCACAGGCGCTGGATCTACTGCATCATCATCGTCTAAGCAACTCGTCATTATCAGCAATATTAGCATGCTACTAAGGATGGAT harbors:
- a CDS encoding DUF4397 domain-containing protein, which gives rise to MTSCLDDDDAVDPAPVAYVSIFHASPNAPDLDVVLDNKLLFNQAMEYTDYFGYLRFYTGNREMEISEHNASNVLADTTYNFQPDKAYSVFLIDEVEELSTLIVEDSTEAPAADKVWIRFVHLSPDAPAVDFSVENSTASFTNRSFKQASAFTELNADDYSMILTATASDEALVSVPETELESGGVYTVIARGFVAPPAGNSNGLSIQVIRNQ